The Vicinamibacteria bacterium genome contains a region encoding:
- a CDS encoding cupin domain-containing protein, which translates to MPPVPTSRKNAPHYVWGDNCDGWHLLQDAKLSVIEERMPPGASEVRHLHRNAQQFFFILSGQATMEASGERIVLLAGQGLAIPPGTPHQFRNHSEEPVTFLVISQPRSHGDRVTA; encoded by the coding sequence ATGCCGCCAGTGCCCACCAGCCGGAAGAATGCCCCGCACTATGTTTGGGGAGACAATTGCGACGGATGGCATTTGCTGCAGGATGCGAAGCTGAGCGTGATTGAGGAGCGCATGCCCCCCGGCGCTTCCGAGGTACGTCACCTCCACAGGAACGCCCAGCAGTTCTTCTTTATCTTGTCAGGCCAAGCCACCATGGAAGCAAGTGGTGAGCGGATTGTCCTGTTGGCCGGGCAGGGTCTCGCCATTCCGCCGGGTACGCCCCACCAATTTCGGAATCATTCCGAAGAACCTGTCACCTTCTTGGTGATCTCGCAGCCTCGAAGTCACGGCGACAGGGTCACCGCCTAG
- a CDS encoding DUF1330 domain-containing protein, whose product MKTSCKLALAVLAGVSAGVVGAKVIHAQDARVPPAYFIAELEVTDPPTMRKYGEKVPETLAPFSHHYVVRGGKPQPLEGEPPKGIVIIAFDSVAKAHEWYDSPAYEVIKPIRQSAAKSRIFIVEGVTPQ is encoded by the coding sequence ATGAAGACGAGCTGCAAGTTGGCGCTGGCCGTGCTGGCTGGCGTTTCGGCTGGCGTTGTTGGAGCCAAGGTGATTCATGCGCAGGATGCAAGGGTTCCTCCAGCCTACTTCATCGCGGAACTCGAGGTAACGGACCCTCCGACCATGCGGAAATACGGGGAGAAAGTGCCCGAAACCCTGGCTCCCTTCAGTCACCACTACGTCGTTCGCGGCGGCAAGCCCCAGCCTCTTGAGGGCGAACCGCCAAAGGGCATTGTGATAATCGCTTTCGACAGCGTAGCGAAAGCGCACGAGTGGTATGACTCGCCAGCCTACGAGGTGATCAAGCCGATCAGGCAGAGCGCAGCGAAGAGCCGCATATTTATCGTGGAAGGTGTCACGCCGCAGTGA
- a CDS encoding GNAT family protein: MKVAPVTLRGRTVRLEPMAIDHVESLCRVGLEPDLWRWIPTPVTTAEEMLAYVTTALAEQRRGVSLPFVILEQSRNLIIGTTRYANIEPSDRRLEIGWTWLTSAHQRTGANTEAKLLLLTHAFEVLGAIRVEFKTDALNEASRGAIRRLGAVEEGTLRKHRITASGRVRDTVYFSVVDSEWPAVKARLALLLR, from the coding sequence ATGAAGGTCGCGCCCGTCACGCTCCGCGGACGCACGGTTCGCCTTGAGCCTATGGCGATCGATCACGTGGAGAGCCTCTGTCGGGTCGGCTTGGAGCCTGATCTGTGGCGCTGGATCCCCACACCCGTGACCACCGCGGAGGAGATGCTGGCCTACGTCACGACCGCCCTCGCGGAGCAACGCCGAGGCGTCTCCCTCCCTTTCGTTATCTTGGAGCAAAGCCGCAACCTGATCATCGGAACCACCCGTTACGCCAACATCGAGCCGTCCGATCGTCGGCTCGAGATCGGGTGGACGTGGCTCACATCGGCCCATCAGAGAACCGGCGCCAACACCGAGGCCAAACTCCTGCTTCTGACCCATGCCTTCGAGGTCCTCGGCGCCATTCGCGTGGAGTTCAAGACTGACGCACTGAACGAGGCGTCCCGTGGGGCGATCCGACGGCTTGGCGCCGTTGAAGAGGGTACCCTTCGCAAGCACAGGATCACCGCTTCAGGACGGGTTCGGGACACGGTCTACTTCTCAGTTGTCGACTCGGAGTGGCCGGCGGTCAAGGCGAGGCTCGCCCTCCTCCTCAGGTGA
- a CDS encoding ArsR family transcriptional regulator, with amino-acid sequence MISMLAIRALANERRLQILEWLKNPTKHFPPQVDGDLVKDGVCGALIARKLRVSQPTTSEHMKILCQAGLTRPKRIKKWTFYKRDEARIRQIKRVILAKV; translated from the coding sequence ATGATTTCGATGCTGGCGATCCGGGCTCTCGCGAATGAGCGCAGGCTTCAGATCCTTGAGTGGTTAAAGAACCCGACAAAGCACTTCCCCCCGCAAGTCGACGGCGATCTGGTTAAAGACGGGGTTTGTGGTGCTTTGATTGCGCGCAAGCTTCGGGTGAGTCAACCGACTACGAGCGAACACATGAAGATTCTGTGTCAAGCCGGGCTGACCCGCCCCAAGCGAATCAAGAAATGGACCTTCTACAAGCGTGACGAGGCCAGGATCCGGCAAATCAAGAGAGTCATTCTGGCGAAGGTATAG